In Modestobacter versicolor, a single genomic region encodes these proteins:
- a CDS encoding TPM domain-containing protein — translation MRRLPRLAAVLGVLAAPLLVTGTATADEPLALTDQVTDTAGVLDDQSGDEAAIERLRTEQDVQLFVVYVDTFDGAADGTAWAQRTAERSGLGGNDLLFAVAVEDRAYGVSTGQAVSISDSDIDQVISSDVEPELAADDWDGAVVALADGLADDGGSGGGGAALGVIAAVAVVGGGGYALARSRRRRKQTEAQQVAAARAADPFPDETTEQLTFRASGALLELDEAVRTSSLELDFARAQYGDEPVAGFAEALALSQTELQQAFTLRQQLDDEVPEDEPTRRRMLAEILRLTSAADERLDAQAEAFDQLRDLERTAPQALDRLTPQVAALQQRLPQEEQRLAELRERYADSALAPVADNVVQARARLEAAAAEVEEARGHLQGGQPGQAVGSLRVAEDAVAQSGTLLDGIGRLAADLDAAPARLAAVRAETEQDLAEARSLVTGTPGDPAGLAPLVARAETALAAADAVPAGQRPDPLTALRQLEEADAALDQALAGARDAAVQARRAAAALDQTVLTARSAIAAAGDFISTRRGAVGPEARTRLAEAQRRLDAAVAAGSADPVGALREAQQAAALAQQALDQARADVDQWSSGYGGPGAPGYGAPGYGGPGYGGRPGVDLGSLVLGGILLGGGSRGGYGGGYGGGYGGGYGGGFGGGGLGGGLGGSRGGGGGRRSGGGSFGGSGSRGRRGGGGRF, via the coding sequence ATGCGCCGCCTCCCCCGACTGGCCGCCGTCCTCGGCGTGCTCGCCGCACCCCTCCTGGTCACCGGCACCGCGACCGCCGACGAGCCGCTCGCCCTCACCGACCAGGTCACCGACACCGCCGGGGTGCTCGACGACCAGTCGGGCGACGAGGCGGCGATCGAGCGGCTGCGCACCGAGCAGGACGTGCAGCTGTTCGTCGTCTACGTCGACACGTTCGACGGGGCGGCGGACGGCACCGCCTGGGCCCAGCGGACCGCGGAGCGCAGCGGCCTCGGCGGCAACGACCTGCTGTTCGCCGTCGCCGTCGAGGACCGGGCCTACGGGGTCTCCACCGGCCAGGCGGTGAGCATCTCCGACTCCGACATCGACCAGGTGATCAGCTCCGACGTCGAGCCCGAGCTGGCGGCCGACGACTGGGACGGTGCCGTCGTGGCCCTCGCCGACGGGCTGGCCGACGACGGCGGTTCTGGGGGTGGCGGCGCGGCCCTCGGGGTGATCGCGGCCGTCGCGGTGGTGGGCGGGGGCGGGTACGCGCTCGCCCGCAGCCGCCGGCGCCGGAAGCAGACCGAGGCGCAGCAGGTGGCGGCCGCCCGGGCCGCCGACCCGTTCCCCGACGAGACCACCGAGCAGCTCACCTTCCGGGCCAGCGGCGCGCTGCTGGAGCTGGACGAGGCGGTCCGCACCTCCTCCCTGGAGCTCGACTTCGCCCGCGCCCAGTACGGCGACGAGCCGGTGGCCGGGTTCGCCGAGGCGCTGGCCCTGTCCCAGACCGAGCTGCAGCAGGCCTTCACCCTCCGCCAGCAGCTGGACGACGAGGTCCCCGAGGACGAGCCGACCAGGCGCCGGATGCTCGCCGAGATCCTCCGGCTGACCAGCGCTGCCGACGAGCGGCTGGACGCCCAGGCCGAGGCCTTCGACCAGCTGCGCGACCTGGAGCGCACCGCACCGCAGGCGCTGGACCGGCTCACCCCGCAGGTGGCGGCGCTGCAGCAGCGGCTGCCGCAGGAGGAGCAGCGGCTGGCCGAGCTGCGCGAGCGGTACGCCGACTCCGCGCTGGCGCCGGTCGCCGACAACGTCGTCCAGGCCCGGGCCCGGCTGGAGGCCGCCGCCGCCGAGGTCGAGGAGGCCCGCGGGCACCTGCAGGGCGGTCAGCCCGGGCAGGCCGTGGGCTCGCTGCGGGTCGCCGAGGACGCCGTGGCGCAGAGCGGCACGCTGCTGGACGGGATCGGCCGGCTGGCCGCCGACCTCGACGCCGCGCCGGCCCGGCTGGCCGCTGTCCGCGCGGAGACCGAGCAGGACCTCGCCGAGGCCCGGTCGCTGGTCACCGGCACCCCGGGCGACCCGGCCGGGCTGGCTCCGCTGGTCGCCCGCGCCGAGACCGCGCTGGCCGCCGCGGACGCCGTCCCGGCCGGGCAGCGACCCGACCCGCTGACCGCCCTGCGGCAGCTCGAGGAGGCCGACGCCGCGCTGGACCAGGCGCTCGCCGGCGCCCGGGACGCCGCCGTCCAGGCCCGCCGCGCCGCCGCGGCGCTGGACCAGACGGTGCTCACCGCTCGGTCGGCGATCGCCGCGGCCGGTGACTTCATCAGCACCCGCCGGGGAGCCGTCGGGCCGGAGGCGCGCACCCGGCTGGCCGAGGCGCAGCGGCGGCTGGACGCCGCGGTGGCCGCCGGCAGCGCCGACCCGGTCGGTGCGCTGCGGGAGGCCCAGCAGGCGGCCGCCCTGGCCCAGCAGGCGCTCGACCAGGCGCGCGCCGACGTCGACCAGTGGTCCAGCGGCTACGGCGGCCCCGGGGCCCCGGGCTACGGCGCGCCCGGGTACGGCGGCCCGGGCTACGGCGGGCGCCCCGGCGTCGACCTCGGCAGCCTGGTGCTCGGCGGCATCCTGCTCGGCGGTGGCTCGCGCGGCGGCTACGGCGGCGGCTACGGCGGCGGGTACGGCGGTGGGTACGGGGGCGGCTTCGGCGGCGGGGGCCTCGGCGGCGGGCTCGGTGGCTCCCGCGGCGGGGGCGGTGGCCGCCGCAGCGGCGGGGGCAGCTTCGGCGGCTCCGGGAGCCGGGGCCGCCGGGGAGGCGGCGGCCGCTTCTGA
- a CDS encoding VOC family protein, whose amino-acid sequence MPTRTTPWPNGTPCWVDLGTPEPDAARAFYATVLDWTYDVGGPESYGYTMCLRNGRKAAGMGPQQDPDDPPRWTTYFAADDVDTVAARVTEVGGSLLAPPMDVGPAGRMAMAADPQGNPFGLWQAGTTTGAEIYNEPGGLVWNEAAVDDPAAARDFYRAVFGFSWQEMPGLDGYAVFSSGEQPLGGLGGISPGLPRGWATCFSVASTDDAVAAVESGGGKVLMAAEDTEFGRFAVVADPWGASFSVMSEIPA is encoded by the coding sequence ATGCCCACTCGCACCACTCCCTGGCCGAACGGCACGCCGTGCTGGGTCGACCTCGGCACGCCGGAACCGGACGCCGCCCGCGCCTTCTACGCCACGGTCCTCGACTGGACCTACGACGTCGGCGGGCCGGAGTCCTACGGCTACACCATGTGCCTGCGCAACGGCCGCAAGGCCGCCGGGATGGGCCCGCAGCAGGACCCGGACGACCCGCCCCGCTGGACGACGTACTTCGCCGCCGACGACGTCGACACCGTCGCGGCGCGGGTGACCGAGGTCGGCGGCTCGTTGCTGGCCCCGCCGATGGACGTGGGCCCGGCCGGGCGGATGGCGATGGCCGCCGACCCGCAGGGCAACCCGTTCGGCCTGTGGCAGGCCGGCACCACCACCGGCGCCGAGATCTACAACGAGCCCGGCGGGCTGGTCTGGAACGAGGCGGCCGTCGACGACCCGGCGGCGGCGCGGGACTTCTACCGCGCCGTGTTCGGCTTCTCCTGGCAGGAGATGCCCGGGCTCGACGGCTACGCGGTCTTCAGCTCCGGCGAGCAGCCGCTCGGCGGGCTCGGCGGCATCTCACCGGGGCTGCCCCGCGGCTGGGCGACCTGCTTCTCGGTCGCCTCGACCGACGACGCGGTGGCGGCGGTGGAGTCCGGCGGCGGCAAGGTGCTGATGGCCGCGGAGGACACCGAGTTCGGCCGGTTCGCCGTGGTCGCCGACCCCTGGGGGGCGTCGTTCTCGGTGATGTCGGAGATCCCCGCCTGA